CGCCAGGATCCCCATCCACAGATCGACGAACGGGAAGAAGAGCAGGCAGGCGATCAAGGTCTGGACGGCGACCCGCCGCCCCAAACGCACTTTCATGACGCCGCTCTGGCCGCAGGCGCGCGTCCCGGCAAGCGCCGACGGCAATGTCAGCCCTGCTGCTCCGGAGCGCCGTCGATCAGATCGGCGAGCGCCGACTTCAAGCCTGCGACTGCGGCGGGCGCGATCGGGCGATGACGGTCCCGATGCTCCGGCCGAAGATGGGCGGCGGGATCGCCGTTGACCCCGAACACATAATGATCGTGCATGGTGCGCCAGATCGCCCGCTGCTCGGCCGGCATGTCGCGATACAGCAGAGTGGCGGCGTGGAGCAGCGCGCCGTAGGGATGCTGGGCGGACACCGCATCGGCATTCCACCAGTAATTGACGAGGATGCTGAGCGGATCGAGCGACTGGACGCCGTGCCACCACATATAGGGTATGTAGAGGGCGTCCCCGGGGCCCAGCTCCGCCACTTGCGCAGCGGCGAGCGCATCGCGGAAGCGGGGATGCGTGTCGAAATCGGGATCGTCGAACCGCACCATGCTGACCGGGACTCCGGCCGGCGTCAGATCGAATGGACCGACATAGAGGTTCGGGAGCTGTTCCGGCGGAAACAGGACGAAGCGGCGGCGGCCTGCCACCACGCAGGCGATGTTGTCGGCGACGTCGAAATGCGGCGCCACCGTCACCCGATTGCCGATCCACAGCCGTGCGCCGGTGCCGGGCGGCACCAGCGGCATCGGATGGTCCGCCTCCAGCCCGGGAAGATGCTCGGCGGCCGAAACCCCTTGCATGGCAATGCCGATCGGGTCGGGCGCGTCGATCTGGCGCAGCAATCCCTTGAGCACGCTCGACATCTTCTCGACGGAGACGGCGAAATTCAGCGCCCGCGCATCGTCTTCGTAGAACAAGCGACCGCGAACCTCCGGCCGCGCCGTGACGGTGCTGACCAGGCTGCCATTGTAGAAGCCGGTGAGATAGTCGACGATCGCTTGCGGCGACCGGCGTCCGTGGACGACGAGCGGCCATGAATCGACCAGGCCACGAAGGACTGCCGGGCGGTTGCCGCGCCGGATCACGCCGAAGCAGGCTGCGTCGACGTTCGCATATTCCTCCACGCGTGCCACGCTGTCGAGCATTCCAACCGCCTTTCAGGCGCTTGCATGACCGGGACGCTTGGCAAAGGCAATGCGTGCGCTCTTATCCCTGCGCTCCCGTGGAACCTGCGCCGCCGGCCTACGTTCAGCGAGCGCGACGCTGATCTGTCCCATCGGGGTTCACACCGCCTCATTTTGCAATCGACGGTTAATGTCGCGGCCGATAGCATCGGCGCATGGCTATTCATCAGATCGACCGTTGCGTCTTCCTCGTCGAATATCCCGGCCTTCCCCGGGATCGCGAGGATGTCGGCTCCCTCGCTGCCGTCACTGAGGTGTCTGACCGTGAGTTCGGTGTCGCGCTGCGACGTCTGCTCTACACGTCGATGGAGCATACGCGGCAGGCGCTCTGGGTTCGCGAGCGGGGCTATGCGGTGAAGCTCGCTCCGACCGAGCCGCACAACGGCAAGCTCGTCTTTCGCATCACCTTCATGGACGAGGACGAGGCGATGCTGTTCGCGATGACCTTCGGCGAACAGCACGAAGCCTGTGCCGCCGACGCGCGGCCGGCCAAGGATTCCGTCTAAGTCTCAGGACGCACGAAGGCGCCGCCTGCCGGGCCACTGCGTGCTGGCCGAGGCAGAGGGCTCGAGTTATCCGCCGGGCCGATCCGTGACCGCCGGCGCGGCGGCATTGGCGACGTCGTCGGCCGCCAAGTCCTCGGCATGCTTGCCGAGCTTCAACGGCAGGGTCGTGCCGGAGCTCCGCCACGGATTCATTGCCACGCAATAGCCGCTATGATCGCCGCACTGGCGGACTTCGCCGGTGTGGCTGTCGACAACCACGATGATAGGCTCGTCGTCGGCGATCCCCGCGAGCGCCGGATCCTTCGCCTCCGGCCGGTCGGCGATCTGCGACCATAGTCGCCCCGCATCGTACACACCGATCCCGGCGTAGCGGCCGCTTGTCTTACCCGGAGGCCCGGCAGGCGGCGGCACGTGGTCGCAGCCGGCAAGCGCGATCAACAGCATGGCGGCAAGTTGGTGTCGCATTTCCCGGCTCCCCTTCAGGTCCATCGCACTGTGACAGACTTGAAGGGGTCCGCAAGCAACCCAACGCGCGATCTCCCGCATCCAAGTGCAAGAACGCATTGTCGTTGCAAACGCTTGCATTGCTGGTACAGACGCCATCATGAGCGCCGATTTCGATCCCCTTGCGTCCGAGACCTTCGACAGCCCGCACGACGATTATCGCCGGTTGCGGGCAACCTGCCCCGTCGCCCATGCCGAGGCATGGGGCGGTTTCTGGGCGTTGACCAAGCATGCGGACGTCGCGGCGGCGGCGGGCGACAGCGACACCTACATCACGTCTCAGCAGAATGTGGTGCCCAAGGTCGCGTTCACCGGCCGTCGGCCGCCGCTTCACCTCGATCCGCCCGAGCACACGCCCTATCGCCGCGCGATCTCGCCTTTGCTGACGCCGAAGAAGGTCGAGCGGCTGCGACCGGTCGTGCGTGCGATCTGCGCCGATCTGCTCGCGCCGATGCTGGCCAAAGGCGGCGGCGACATCTGTACGGAATTCTCCTCGCGCATGCCGGTGCTGGTGTTCGGCCGCTGGATGAACCTGCCGCCTGATCAGGTCGAGAGTCTCGGCGAGGTCGGTCGCCGGTTCAACGTCGCAGTCCAGTCCGCCGACATGGAGGCGACCAAGGAATCCTCGCTGCTGCTCTACGACATGGCCCGCGCGCTGGTCGCGGAGCGCAAGGCGCGGCCGCTCGATCCGAATGATGACGTCACCTCGTCGCTGCTCGCGGCGCGGGCCGACGGCGAGCCACTGCCCGAGGAGATGATCGTCGGCATGATCCGACAGGTGCTGGTCGTCGGGATCATCGCGCCGACGGTGATGATCGGATCGATCTGCGTCCATCTCTCCCGCGATCGGGCGCTGCAGGACCGGCTCCGTGCCGAGCCGGCGCTGATCCCGGCGGCGATCGAGGAGTTCCTGCGCCTCTACACGCCCTATCGCGGCTTCGCACGCACCGCGGTACGCGACGTGACGCTGCGGGGACGCACGATCCCGGCCGGCGAACCGATTGCTCTGGTCTATGCCTCGGCGAACAGGGACGAGGAGGTGTTCGAGGATTCCGAAAGCTTTCGCCTCGACCGCGACAACATCCGAGACTCGCTCGCCTTCGGCCGCGGCACCCACCATTGCCCCGGCGCCGCCCTCGCCCGCCTGGAACTCGCCGTCGCGCTGGAGGAGATCCTGGGACGGACCAAGGGCTTCGCGGTAAACGGCGAGATCGTGCCCACGCGCATGCCGGAGATCGGCGCACTCAAGGTGCCGCTGGCATTCGAATAGAGGCAGCTTCCTCTCTTCTGGCTCCAAGCTCCCCTCCCTGCCAAGGGAGGGGCCGCGGGTGGGTGCGCTTTCTGCGCCTCGACGAGGCTGAAAGCGCCTTCTGCGGCCGCTGAAGCGAGAGGCGCGGCTGCGCCGCGCACCCACCCCTCGTCCCTGCCTTTCAGGAAGGGGGAAAAAGCGCGAGGTCAGATCGACTAAGCGCGGATTACGAGTTCGTCTCCGTCGGCATGGAAGCGGGTCGAAAGCCCTTCCGAGGCGGTGACCTCCTCAAGATAGGCGCGCACCCGCTCAAAGCGGGGATCGGCCGCGGCGAGCATCACGGGGGCGCTGTCGTCTTCGATCCAGGCTGGGAGGAAGCGTACCTCCGCGAGCCGTCCTTCGCGAACGACCAGTCTGGCGACACCGGTGATCCGCGTCTCCTCCGGCAGCATGTAGGCATTGTCCGGCGACCAGGACGAGTTGAGGCTGACGAGGTGGCGGAAGGAGGCCGAGCGGACGATCGCCGGATCCCAGACGTGCGGCTGCTCGATCGCGAAATTGCCGAGGCTGTAGAAGATCGGCCGCCCGCGATGGAGCTCGATCCCCTTCATGATGTGCGGATGGTGGCCGAAGATCCCATCGGCACCGGCGTCGATGAGGGCGTGGCCGGCGCGCCGCTGATAGTCGGCGAGTTCGCCCTTCACCATGTGGATGCCCCAGTGAAGCGAAACGATGACGATCTCCGCAGCGGCCCGCGCCGTCCGCACCATGTCGATCAGCGCCTGGAGATCGCCGCCATGCGGTGCCGTGCGAATGCGAGCGGGTGTGCCGGGCTGATCGTGCTCGATCTGCTCGTAGAGCGTGTGGGCGCGAAGCGGGGCGCAGCCGGGACGGTCCGCCTCGGCCGCATAGCCCTCGGGCAGGATGGCGCTGGCGGCGATGAAGGCGACGCGCACACCGTTCCGTTCGAGAATGACCGGCTCCAGCGCCGACGCGAGATCCCGGCCGGCACCGCACAAGGTGATGTCGGCGGCCGCCATATGTGCGAGCGTGTCGTCGAACGCGTCATAGCCCCAGTCGAGGCAATGATTGCCGGCGAAGGACATGACGTCGAAGCCGGCGTCCCGAAGCACCGGTGCCAGCCCGAGCGGCGCGCGCATCGCGAGCTTCGCGTTCGGCACCTTCGCGCCGCGGTCCGACACCGTGGTCTCGAGCTGGCCGAAGGTGAGGCCGCCGCGCAGCGTCTCCCGGCATCCCCTGAAGATCGAACCCAGATCCGCGCGTCTGGCGCCGATATCGCCGACCCCCAGGATATCGAGATCGCCGATCACCGGGCGGCAGCAGCGGTCGCAGCCGGATGCTCGAACAGCCACAGGCGGATCAACAGCACGAGCAGGGCCGCGACCACCAGAATGCCGGCGATCAGCAGGGTCGGGCCGCCGAAGCCGCCGGTCTGCTCGCGCAGAAAGCCCATCAGATGCGGGATGACGAGGCCGCCGCCGCTGCCGGCGATGTTGATCGCGACCGCGCCGACCGCGAACGTGGCGGGCGTGAACAGAG
The nucleotide sequence above comes from Sphingosinicella sp. BN140058. Encoded proteins:
- a CDS encoding cupin-like domain-containing protein — its product is MLDSVARVEEYANVDAACFGVIRRGNRPAVLRGLVDSWPLVVHGRRSPQAIVDYLTGFYNGSLVSTVTARPEVRGRLFYEDDARALNFAVSVEKMSSVLKGLLRQIDAPDPIGIAMQGVSAAEHLPGLEADHPMPLVPPGTGARLWIGNRVTVAPHFDVADNIACVVAGRRRFVLFPPEQLPNLYVGPFDLTPAGVPVSMVRFDDPDFDTHPRFRDALAAAQVAELGPGDALYIPYMWWHGVQSLDPLSILVNYWWNADAVSAQHPYGALLHAATLLYRDMPAEQRAIWRTMHDHYVFGVNGDPAAHLRPEHRDRHRPIAPAAVAGLKSALADLIDGAPEQQG
- a CDS encoding cytochrome P450 — its product is MSADFDPLASETFDSPHDDYRRLRATCPVAHAEAWGGFWALTKHADVAAAAGDSDTYITSQQNVVPKVAFTGRRPPLHLDPPEHTPYRRAISPLLTPKKVERLRPVVRAICADLLAPMLAKGGGDICTEFSSRMPVLVFGRWMNLPPDQVESLGEVGRRFNVAVQSADMEATKESSLLLYDMARALVAERKARPLDPNDDVTSSLLAARADGEPLPEEMIVGMIRQVLVVGIIAPTVMIGSICVHLSRDRALQDRLRAEPALIPAAIEEFLRLYTPYRGFARTAVRDVTLRGRTIPAGEPIALVYASANRDEEVFEDSESFRLDRDNIRDSLAFGRGTHHCPGAALARLELAVALEEILGRTKGFAVNGEIVPTRMPEIGALKVPLAFE
- a CDS encoding CapA family protein, translating into MAVRASGCDRCCRPVIGDLDILGVGDIGARRADLGSIFRGCRETLRGGLTFGQLETTVSDRGAKVPNAKLAMRAPLGLAPVLRDAGFDVMSFAGNHCLDWGYDAFDDTLAHMAAADITLCGAGRDLASALEPVILERNGVRVAFIAASAILPEGYAAEADRPGCAPLRAHTLYEQIEHDQPGTPARIRTAPHGGDLQALIDMVRTARAAAEIVIVSLHWGIHMVKGELADYQRRAGHALIDAGADGIFGHHPHIMKGIELHRGRPIFYSLGNFAIEQPHVWDPAIVRSASFRHLVSLNSSWSPDNAYMLPEETRITGVARLVVREGRLAEVRFLPAWIEDDSAPVMLAAADPRFERVRAYLEEVTASEGLSTRFHADGDELVIRA